The Beijerinckiaceae bacterium RH AL1 genome has a segment encoding these proteins:
- a CDS encoding hypothetical protein (ID:RHAL1_00280;~conserved protein of unknown function;~source:Prodigal:2.6), translated as MKICAIMMCKNEDDLISPWTIYHGKLLGFENLYIFDNGSTSAATLEALARAECLGVNVRRDKFHPDHYVYKGDIFSELIQDLDRNSPADFYFPLDCDEFVCAEIAPYNLCFTSAGLEASLEPYRRFEGALMIKAAYDNTPKRRSAFLRTSDQRKTFFAQDACRMLDHGFHCGEGIDKNARIHSSVVYLHFHFKPYAQLVFHARQKIEPFLPGGDLDTFNSGRDGLLKYLEERRPGFHLINHLLFADEIDYLQKFNDEAWVDMPSVEMAFTEVGTSIPFRLSMIGAETNTADLQGGE; from the coding sequence ATGAAGATCTGCGCCATCATGATGTGCAAGAACGAGGATGATCTGATTAGTCCTTGGACCATCTATCACGGCAAGCTACTAGGATTTGAAAACCTCTACATTTTTGACAATGGCTCAACATCGGCCGCTACCTTGGAGGCTCTTGCGCGAGCGGAGTGTTTGGGAGTAAATGTGCGGCGAGACAAATTCCATCCTGACCATTATGTCTATAAAGGAGACATATTCTCTGAGCTCATTCAAGACCTGGACAGAAATTCGCCGGCTGACTTTTACTTTCCTCTTGACTGCGACGAATTTGTGTGTGCGGAAATCGCACCGTATAATCTGTGTTTTACTTCAGCGGGGTTAGAAGCTTCCCTAGAGCCGTACAGAAGGTTTGAAGGCGCTCTGATGATCAAAGCTGCCTATGACAACACACCGAAAAGGCGGTCAGCCTTTCTTAGGACGTCAGATCAGCGGAAGACTTTCTTTGCTCAGGACGCCTGCCGCATGCTAGATCACGGTTTTCATTGCGGCGAGGGCATTGACAAGAATGCGCGCATTCATTCTAGTGTGGTTTACCTCCATTTCCATTTCAAGCCATATGCCCAATTGGTGTTTCATGCCAGGCAGAAGATAGAGCCGTTTCTGCCGGGTGGCGATCTTGATACCTTCAACAGTGGTCGTGATGGGCTGCTTAAATACCTTGAAGAGCGAAGGCCTGGTTTTCATTTGATAAATCATTTGTTGTTTGCCGACGAGATTGACTATCTGCAAAAATTTAACGATGAGGCGTGGGTCGATATGCCTTCCGTAGAGATGGCATTTACCGAAGTGGGTACCTCGATACCTTTCAGGTTATCGATGATCGGTGCCGAGACAAATACGGCTGATCTGCAAGGAGGAGAATGA
- a CDS encoding hypothetical protein (ID:RHAL1_00281;~conserved protein of unknown function;~source:Prodigal:2.6) encodes MTLDSNDKIVLVDVGALGGLKPEWQPFHDKIKPIVFEPNPPSAAGLRPIIEDKMGGKVIEAALADTEGFRILNLTASPGCVSLLVPNEEFLRQFSVISAFEVRDRIVVKCRRYDSLIAEGLVLPPDVIKIDVQGAEYDVLTGFGDSLHHCIGIELEAHLYPLYKGQRLLSDYIGLLEKFGLYLRKLSPPVNHFDGFAVEFDAWFTCGPAKIATLSQSRLRKLELLERVWELPERRRIFIPEMFADT; translated from the coding sequence ATGACGTTGGATAGCAACGATAAAATCGTACTCGTTGACGTCGGTGCGCTCGGTGGCCTGAAACCTGAATGGCAGCCCTTTCATGACAAAATCAAGCCGATCGTTTTTGAGCCTAATCCACCTTCCGCTGCAGGCTTACGTCCGATTATCGAAGACAAAATGGGAGGGAAGGTAATCGAGGCGGCGCTTGCTGACACAGAAGGATTTCGCATACTGAACCTGACCGCATCGCCTGGGTGCGTATCCCTACTTGTGCCAAACGAAGAGTTTTTGAGACAATTTTCGGTAATTTCAGCCTTCGAGGTTAGAGACAGGATCGTCGTAAAATGCCGCCGTTACGATAGCCTAATTGCGGAAGGGCTTGTACTGCCGCCTGATGTTATCAAAATCGACGTTCAGGGTGCTGAATATGATGTTCTTACTGGCTTCGGGGACTCGCTACATCACTGCATAGGTATAGAGCTTGAGGCGCATCTTTATCCTTTATACAAGGGCCAGAGACTTCTTTCGGATTATATCGGGCTGCTTGAAAAATTTGGACTATACCTCCGCAAGCTTTCGCCGCCTGTAAATCACTTTGATGGTTTTGCAGTGGAATTTGACGCATGGTTTACATGCGGTCCCGCTAAGATAGCCACACTGTCCCAATCAAGACTGCGCAAGCTTGAGCTACTCGAAAGGGTGTGGGAGCTTCCCGAACGCCGGCGCATATTTATTCCGGAAATGTTCGCTGATACATAG
- a CDS encoding hypothetical protein (ID:RHAL1_00282;~source:Prodigal:2.6): MAFLVAGDRLLGRYHEFHDFAGDRLCRTWHMEDLFGLFSQVGAFPAATGEQP; the protein is encoded by the coding sequence ATGGCGTTCCTGGTTGCCGGCGACCGACTGCTGGGGCGCTACCACGAGTTCCACGACTTCGCGGGCGATCGGCTTTGCCGCACATGGCATATGGAGGATCTGTTCGGGCTTTTCTCGCAGGTCGGCGCCTTCCCAGCGGCGACCGGGGAGCAGCCCTGA